The proteins below are encoded in one region of Gaiella occulta:
- a CDS encoding O-antigen ligase family protein, whose protein sequence is MGSRTVPGAAAAALVVALAFRSGGYFASEWGLVALAFALAAITALLVADGVGTSRLDALVLAGLAALGLWQLLTILWSTGAGVPVLEAERTLVYLCAAAALLLCLTPARVPSLLAGVVAGITAVAVYALGTRLLPGTMGGAYDPSSGYQLAKPIGYWNALGLLLAMGSVLAAGLALHGSRARRAIAAAALVPLVAALSFTFSRGSAAALAVALAVLVALEGDRLRAAVVLSALLAAPAAGVLLASRAQALTAPGATLQAAQAQGHRLAWQLFALALLGAALAALAEPRLHLSARTRRAVGAAALVAVLAASIGGLVRAGGALAVAERVRDSFVAQPPPTERGLERRLLSVSGNGRADYWRVALRMVARDPLLGDGAGSFAARWAQERPVENEARDAHNLYLETLAELGPVGLALLAVVLAAPLAALRSSPRTPPAAAAAAAYVAFLVHAAVDWDWEVPVLVLVALACGASLLVLAPRPSFPLTATRRTLGLAVATLALGAALVAHVGNQASASALDALARGDAEAAATAARRARAWMPWSHEPRQLLGEAQIARNEDAAAAGSLRAAARRDPGQWSVWYDLALAARGPERVNALTRARELNPLSVEVSGLAADIRTDP, encoded by the coding sequence ATGGGGAGCAGAACCGTGCCCGGAGCCGCCGCGGCCGCGCTCGTCGTGGCGCTCGCCTTCCGCAGCGGCGGCTACTTCGCGTCGGAGTGGGGCCTCGTCGCGCTCGCGTTCGCGCTGGCGGCGATCACCGCACTCCTCGTCGCCGACGGCGTCGGGACCAGCCGGCTCGACGCGCTCGTCCTCGCGGGGCTCGCCGCGCTCGGGCTCTGGCAGCTGCTCACGATCCTGTGGTCGACGGGTGCGGGCGTGCCCGTGCTCGAGGCGGAGCGGACGCTCGTCTATCTCTGCGCCGCGGCGGCGCTGCTCCTCTGCCTCACTCCCGCCCGCGTGCCGTCGCTCCTCGCCGGCGTCGTCGCGGGCATCACCGCCGTCGCCGTCTACGCGCTCGGCACGCGCCTGCTCCCGGGGACGATGGGGGGCGCGTACGACCCCTCGTCCGGCTACCAGCTCGCAAAGCCGATCGGCTACTGGAATGCTCTCGGCCTCCTTCTCGCCATGGGCAGCGTGCTCGCAGCAGGCCTCGCCCTGCACGGGTCGCGCGCTCGACGCGCGATCGCAGCCGCCGCCCTCGTCCCGCTCGTGGCCGCCCTCTCCTTCACCTTCAGTCGCGGGTCGGCGGCGGCGCTCGCCGTGGCGCTCGCCGTGCTCGTCGCGCTCGAGGGAGACCGCCTGCGGGCGGCGGTCGTGCTGTCGGCGCTCCTCGCCGCGCCTGCCGCCGGGGTGCTCCTCGCGTCCCGCGCGCAGGCGCTGACCGCCCCGGGGGCAACCCTCCAGGCGGCGCAGGCGCAGGGCCACCGGCTCGCATGGCAGCTCTTCGCGCTCGCACTCCTCGGCGCGGCGCTCGCCGCTCTCGCCGAGCCTCGCCTCCACCTCTCGGCGCGGACGCGCCGCGCGGTCGGCGCCGCAGCTCTGGTCGCCGTCCTCGCCGCCTCTATCGGAGGTCTCGTGCGGGCCGGCGGCGCCCTCGCGGTCGCCGAGCGCGTCCGCGACTCCTTCGTCGCGCAACCGCCGCCGACGGAGCGCGGGCTCGAGCGGCGCCTGCTCTCCGTGTCGGGCAACGGCAGGGCCGACTACTGGCGTGTCGCGCTGCGGATGGTCGCACGCGACCCGCTGCTCGGAGACGGCGCGGGCTCGTTCGCCGCGCGCTGGGCGCAGGAGCGGCCCGTCGAGAACGAGGCGCGCGACGCGCACAACCTCTACCTGGAGACGCTCGCGGAGCTGGGCCCGGTCGGGCTCGCCCTGCTCGCCGTCGTGCTCGCAGCGCCGCTTGCCGCGCTCCGCAGCTCCCCCCGCACACCACCCGCCGCGGCGGCCGCGGCCGCGTACGTCGCGTTTCTCGTCCATGCCGCCGTCGACTGGGACTGGGAGGTGCCCGTGCTCGTCCTCGTCGCGCTTGCCTGCGGAGCGTCGCTGCTCGTGCTCGCTCCCCGCCCGTCGTTCCCGCTGACGGCGACGCGCAGGACGCTCGGCCTCGCCGTCGCGACGCTCGCGCTCGGCGCCGCGCTCGTCGCACACGTCGGCAACCAGGCGTCCGCCTCGGCGCTCGACGCGCTCGCGCGCGGCGACGCGGAGGCGGCCGCGACGGCGGCGCGCCGGGCACGAGCGTGGATGCCCTGGTCGCACGAGCCCCGGCAGCTGCTCGGCGAGGCGCAGATCGCGCGCAACGAGGATGCGGCCGCGGCGGGCAGCCTGCGCGCTGCCGCACGTCGCGACCCCGGCCAGTGGAGCGTCTGGTACGACCTCGCGCTTGCCGCGCGCGGCCCCGAACGGGTGAACGCGCTCACTCGCGCGAGGGAATTGAACCCGCTCAGCGTGGAGGTTTCCGGCCTCGCGGCCGACATCCGAACAGATCCCTAA
- the thyX gene encoding FAD-dependent thymidylate synthase yields the protein MRVLDHGFVRLDDAMADDLSVANAARVSFARRKEEMDDADRGLIGFLMRERHGTPFEHNAFRFHVRCPIFVAREWFRHRISSFNEFSMRYAKASDDFYVPAPEDVRTQVGKPGAYTFEPVDAELAERTRAELRAVYDAAYAAYERLVEAGVARELARAALPVGAYTEFFWTVNARALMNFISLRNAEAAQREIRLYATACEALFARHMPVTHAAFVANERRAP from the coding sequence ATCCGGGTGCTGGATCACGGCTTCGTCCGCCTCGACGACGCGATGGCCGACGATCTGTCGGTCGCGAACGCGGCCCGCGTCAGCTTCGCGCGGCGCAAGGAGGAGATGGACGACGCCGACCGCGGCCTGATCGGCTTCCTCATGCGCGAGCGGCACGGGACGCCGTTCGAGCACAACGCCTTCCGCTTCCACGTCCGCTGCCCGATCTTCGTCGCCCGCGAGTGGTTTCGCCATCGTATCTCGAGCTTCAACGAGTTCAGCATGCGCTATGCGAAGGCGAGCGACGACTTCTACGTGCCGGCGCCCGAGGACGTGCGCACGCAGGTGGGAAAGCCCGGCGCGTACACGTTCGAGCCCGTCGACGCCGAACTCGCCGAGCGCACCCGTGCCGAGCTGCGGGCGGTCTACGACGCCGCCTACGCCGCCTACGAGCGGCTCGTCGAGGCGGGCGTCGCGCGCGAGCTCGCGCGGGCGGCGCTGCCGGTGGGCGCGTACACGGAGTTCTTCTGGACGGTGAACGCCCGCGCGTTGATGAACTTCATCTCGCTGAGGAACGCCGAGGCCGCCCAGCGCGAGATCAGGCTCTACGCGACGGCATGCGAGGCGCTGTTCGCGCGGCACATGCCGGTCACGCACGCGGCGTTCGTCGCCAACGAGCGCCGCGCGCCGTAG
- a CDS encoding anti-sigma factor: protein MSRVPDLSELVGDGLPEDERARLQRAHDMLLAAGATPELPPWLAQAPREPPARIIPLPRRHRSAALVAAAALALALFGAGYAIGGHEGARKPVRVVTMTGPGGAVASIAVFAADPAGNWPMTLEVSGLPALPGGRTYELWLTRGGRLAEPCGAFTVSGGTTEVPLNAPYRLKQFDGWVVVRSGERRPVLSAT from the coding sequence GTGAGCCGCGTGCCCGACCTGAGCGAGCTCGTCGGCGACGGGCTGCCCGAGGACGAGCGCGCCCGCCTGCAGCGCGCGCACGACATGCTGCTCGCGGCGGGAGCGACACCGGAGCTGCCGCCGTGGCTCGCACAGGCGCCGCGGGAGCCGCCGGCGCGCATCATCCCGTTGCCGCGCCGCCACCGCTCCGCCGCGCTCGTGGCGGCGGCGGCGCTCGCCCTGGCGCTGTTCGGGGCCGGGTACGCGATCGGCGGTCACGAGGGGGCGAGGAAACCCGTGCGGGTCGTCACGATGACCGGGCCGGGCGGCGCCGTGGCGTCGATTGCCGTGTTCGCCGCCGACCCGGCCGGCAACTGGCCGATGACGCTCGAGGTGTCGGGCCTGCCGGCGCTTCCGGGCGGCCGCACCTACGAGCTCTGGCTCACCCGCGGCGGGCGGCTCGCCGAGCCGTGCGGCGCCTTCACCGTCTCGGGCGGCACGACCGAGGTTCCGCTCAACGCGCCGTACAGGCTGAAGCAGTTCGACGGCTGGGTCGTCGTGCGCTCCGGCGAGCGGCGACCGGTGCTGTCGGCGACGTAG